From a region of the Globicephala melas chromosome 19, mGloMel1.2, whole genome shotgun sequence genome:
- the SMIM17 gene encoding small integral membrane protein 17, with protein MEPQRDVNSTQLLVERWSSVLAQGLRAVLPIRKMTPKFGDSLGELTELITAVVYSSERIQSTISKGTRLMEIIHLYPLPQPHGSESCSLGNPTEPWTGERRKSLPLKLSLLERCSLRPEKMQGLLSQEGRAWEKRASLTKDCMAVEVGASGCDSDKKDLPSPETGHPQEWSSVEEDDESEDSQGFVEWSKAPQQMTIVLVVCVLYLFLVLTGMPMMFHI; from the exons ATGGAGCCCCAAAGAGATGTCAACAGCACTCAACTTCTGGTAGAACGGTGGTCATCTGTGCTGGCCCAAGGTTTGAGAGCTGTGTTGCCAATCCGCAAGATGACCCCCAAGTTTGGTGATTCACTAGGAGAGCTCACTGAACTCATCACGGCTGTGGTTTATTCCAGTGAAAGGATACAAAGCACAATCAGCAAAGGGACAAGGCTCATGGAAATAATACATctttaccctttaccacagcctcACG GTTCTGAGTCCTGTTCCCTGGGAAACCCAACAGAACCCTGGactggggagaggagaaaaagcCTGCCTTTAAAGTTGAGCCTCCTGGAGAGATGCAGTCTCAGGCCTGAGAAGATGCAGGGGCTGCTGTCtcaggagggcagggcctgggagaaGCGTGCTTCCCTCACCAAGGACTGCATGGCTGTGGAGGTTGGGGCCTCTGGCTGTGACAGTGACAAGAAAG ACCTACCTTCTCCCGAGACTGGGCATCCCCAGGAGTGGAGCTCGGTGGAGGAAGACGATGAGTCAGAGGACTCCCAG ggcTTTGTGGAGTGGTCAAAAGCTCCGCAACAAATGACCATAGTCTTGGTAGTGTGTGTGCTttatttgttcctggttttaaCAGGGATGCCTATGATGTTTCACATTTAA